One segment of Burkholderia multivorans ATCC BAA-247 DNA contains the following:
- a CDS encoding alpha/beta fold hydrolase, whose amino-acid sequence MPTTSANPPVPRQRRVQCASAAGLHHVAYTEWGDPANPRVLVCVHGLTRSGRDFDRLAAALSDVYRVVCPDVVGRGRSDWLADPRHYAIPQYVADMVTLIARADVETVDWFGTSMGGLIGIALAGLPGSPIRRMIVNDVGPHIEPESLTRIGEYLGVQPRFATEQEGIDYLTSLSLPFGALSDDEWRALNAPLLRELPEGGWTIRYDPRIAEPFKATTPELAALGEAALWRAIETTDATLLVVRGAESDLLSRETVADMVRRGRHVTHAEIPGVGHAPAFVDAEQIALARRFFVETGT is encoded by the coding sequence ATGCCCACGACTTCAGCGAATCCTCCGGTTCCCCGCCAGCGACGCGTGCAGTGCGCGAGCGCCGCCGGCCTTCATCACGTCGCGTATACCGAGTGGGGCGATCCCGCGAACCCGCGCGTGCTCGTGTGCGTGCACGGGCTCACGCGATCGGGGCGCGATTTCGACCGGCTCGCGGCGGCGCTGTCCGACGTGTATCGCGTCGTCTGTCCCGACGTCGTCGGACGCGGGCGTTCCGACTGGCTCGCCGATCCGCGGCACTATGCGATTCCGCAATACGTGGCCGACATGGTGACGCTGATCGCGCGCGCCGACGTCGAAACGGTCGACTGGTTCGGCACGTCGATGGGCGGACTGATCGGCATTGCGCTGGCCGGGCTGCCCGGCTCGCCGATCCGCCGGATGATCGTCAACGACGTCGGTCCGCACATCGAGCCGGAATCGCTGACGCGCATCGGCGAATACCTCGGCGTGCAGCCGCGCTTTGCGACCGAGCAGGAAGGAATCGACTACCTGACGTCGCTGTCGCTGCCGTTCGGCGCGCTGAGCGACGACGAATGGCGCGCGCTGAACGCGCCGCTGCTGCGCGAGCTGCCCGAAGGCGGCTGGACGATCCGCTACGATCCGCGCATCGCCGAGCCGTTCAAGGCGACGACGCCCGAGCTGGCCGCGCTCGGCGAAGCCGCGTTGTGGCGTGCGATCGAGACGACCGACGCGACGCTGCTCGTCGTGCGCGGCGCCGAATCGGACCTGCTGTCGCGCGAGACCGTCGCCGACATGGTGCGGCGCGGCCGGCATGTGACGCACGCGGAAATCCCCGGCGTCGGGCATGCGCCCGCGTTCGTCGACGCCGAGCAGATCGCGCTTGCGCGGCGGTTTTTCGTCGAAACGGGCACATAA
- a CDS encoding RidA family protein, with the protein MAVIRHHVGPRLSETAIHNGTVYLSGQIAEDTTQDIRGQTREVLGHIDRLLAEANSDKAHLLSVQIYLSDLANFEGMNAEWDAWVAPGNTPPRATVEAKLADPALLVEIVVVAAQRS; encoded by the coding sequence ATGGCAGTCATTCGTCACCACGTCGGGCCGCGCCTGTCCGAAACCGCGATCCACAACGGTACCGTGTACCTGTCCGGCCAGATCGCCGAAGACACCACGCAGGACATCCGCGGCCAGACGCGCGAAGTGCTCGGCCATATCGATCGCCTGCTCGCCGAAGCGAACAGCGACAAGGCTCATCTGCTGTCCGTGCAGATCTACCTGTCCGATCTCGCGAACTTCGAGGGCATGAACGCCGAGTGGGACGCATGGGTCGCGCCGGGCAACACGCCGCCGCGCGCAACGGTCGAGGCGAAGCTTGCCGATCCGGCGCTGCTCGTCGAGATCGTCGTCGTCGCCGCGCAGCGGAGCTGA